The Paenarthrobacter aurescens region GCCAAAGCCTGTGGTCGTCTGGTCTCGGTTAGACCCCGAGGGCTGCGTTTGAACAACTCTTAGCCCTTTGCTCTCAAAGATCTCCCTTACCGTCTTATGTATTGCTGCAGCCTGCTCTTCTGTGATCGTGCCCTGCGTACTGTCGTAATTGAACCGAGTGCCCTCGGTCCCGTCCGGGAGGGGGCACGCCATGCCGGGTTTATCGGGTGTAATTTTCGTCCAGTCGCCAGGGGCGAGAGCTTGAATTTGTGTGAAGATGTCGAGGTATTCCGTGCGGGCTTGTTCTGGTCCCCTAGTTTGCTCCTCGGTGCTGGTAGGTGGGTTGGTGCTCGGCGTTGTTCCGCACCCAGTGAGGACCAGAAGAAGGACCGCCGTGGCGGGAAGGGCACGCCAGTAATGGCGGCGTCTCGGGGTCATTGTTTCCTACCGGAATTTGCCTTCCGGATCGGAAAAACAACGGGTGTTCCCTCCGAGGGCGATGCCGTATTTGCCTGTGGTGAGTCCCATGACGAACTTTTCGGGGCCGAACACGTCGGTTCTTCTGACAAAGTTTTCGCCTCCGTCGGTGTGTTGCGTGACGGTGAACCCTGTGGTATGGAACTCAGCCTTGACCTTGTCGTGGAGAGCGTCCATTTCTTCCCGGCTCAGCGGGCTTCGGGTGGCATCGAAAGAGACTTGGGTGCCTTCAGTGCCGAGAGGGCCATCACAGACCCCTCCGGGTTTGTCTGGCGTGACCTTTGTCCAGTCGCCTGGGGCGTGGGCTTGAATCTTGGTGAAGAGATCGAGATATTCCTTGCGGGCTTGTTCTGATCCCATGGTCTGCTCCGCGGTGCTGGTAGGAGGATTGGTGGTCGTCGTCGTCCCGCATCCTGCAAGGGTGAGAAGAATGATGGCTGCCGCGGGAAGGACACGTCTGTAAACGGGGTGGAGTTTGGTGGTCATCGTTTCGCATTCGTGAGTTGATCGTGCAGACCGAGAGAGATCTTGGCTTGGTTAATGCTTGACTCGGTTCTCCTGTCGAAGTATCCGTAGATGCCGTTTTCGCCTCCAGTTTGTCCATCATGGGTCTTCGTGGGGTGCTCGATGGTGCCATCCGGTGCTGTCGCGCCGTCTGTGCCGAAGGTGACGGCCCCGAACCCCGGGTCGGTGGTGTATTTGCGGTACGAGCCAGCACCATGCCCGATCACTGCTGTGTAGTCCACGGTGTAAGTTCCCCGGTAAACGGTGCCGCCGGGGTTCAGGTGGAGATCTTTCACAGAGGTCACGTTATCAGGGGCTCCAACGTCACCGACGAGAACGACGTTATCGACAGGCAGCTCTTTTTTTGCTGCTTCCATTACCCCGAGGGATCCCATGGAGTGCCCGATAGCTGTTGTCATGGCAGTGTTGTCGAGGCTTTCATGAACAGCGTTGAACCCTGTCACGTCGTTGCGAAGGGCAGCTCCCACGACTTTTGCCTGGTCGTTGCTGAACACACCGAGGTCCTTGGCTGGTTCAGCGCCAATCCAGGCAACGACGGCAAGGCGGTCCGGGTCAATTCCATGAGGGACAGCATGTTCACGTTGATCGGCTCTTTGATCCTTGGCCTGCTTGGTTTTGGAGGACATGTCATGGCCAACGGTGGTATTCAGCCCGGGGACCTGGTAGGTGACGTGCTTGGCGGCATCGAGGTCTCCCACGGAAATAGATGCACCATATCCAGTCTCTGATCCTTGCCGCAGTCCAAAGGGAACGAAGCTTACGAGTTGAAAAGCCGATGACTCGTCATCGGCGTCGGCAACTTTGGGGTCGCCATTGGTGTCGTAGAGCGATTCCCAGACTTTGTTGACCATGCCTTCCTGGGAGCCTTCATCAACTTCTCCGCCGTGCTCTTGGCGGTATTTCTTCCAGTGGTCGTGCATTTGCAGCAACTTTTGGCGGTTGGCAAGGTCCCGGGCGGTCGCGGTGACACCGTTCAGGTTACCTATGACGTCCGGAAGAGCTTCGATCAGAAGGTGCTGTGCTTCACTGACGGTAACTTTCCCTGTGGCAGGCTCGACGGTGTGGCCGAGACCAGACCACCACGTGGCTGTCGCTACGGGGGTCCAGTCCTGGTTGGGTCAGGAGTTCCCGCAGCCGGGCGGTGCCACCCTTACCGAGCCAAACCTTCCGTTGCGCGGCACTCATGGTTCCGAGGTCGTTCAGGCCCACTTGGTTTGGTGCTGCGTACTGGATGAAGAGTCCGTTGAGCGTGCTGTCTGCGACGGCGCCACTGCCTGCTGTTTCGAATGCGGTGGCGACCTGCTCTATCCAATTGGCATCTGCTGCGTTGGCGGCGAGCAGTCGCTCAAAACCAGCAACAAAAGATTCAGTCTCGATGTTCACCCAGGAACATGATGCTGTGAAGCTGCTCCAGGCGTTCCGGGCTGCGGCAAAGTGTGTGTTCAGGGTGTTCGTGGCAGTCCGGGACACCGACGCGAAGCCGCGCAACTTGCCCGGATCAGCTGAGGTGGTTCCGGTTCCCGGCCCGCCGGCGAACCGGGGCCGTTCCCGCGCCGAAAACGCAGCTGCAACTGTAGGCGCAGCAATCGGCGTTCTCTCGGGCATTGGGTCCAGGACCATGGTGGCGACTGTTGCGGATGCTTCGGCGATGTTCCCGGAGAGCAGTTGCTGTTTGCGGAGATTGTCGCGTTGCTGCCAGGCGTCCATGTTCTTTTGCCGGGTTTTCTCTTGCTGGGCCCTGTGCTTGGCCTCACCGACGTCCTCGGCCAGAGCCGCGAGGACACCAGAGAGCTTGCCGCGATCATCGGACCTGACGCCGCAGGCGTCCTTGAAGAGACGCCCGTAGCTGCCGTTGAAGTCCTGCACTGCCTGCTCCACGGCCCCGTACAGGAAGCCTCCTTCGGCACGCAGAACCTCGTCGGCGGAGTTCGCGGCACTGATCAGCGCATCGGCTGCGCCGTCATCAAAAGCAATTCCCATGCCAGGCCCCCAGGCAGAACAATAAATCCAATGACTAGCATAACTGCTGTTGCGCAATTGAAAGGTTAGTGGTGTTGGACGAATTTAGGAGGGTGTAGGCCTGAGGATGCAAGAAGCACCGCTTCCTGGCCACGGAACAGGCTGCCGAGAAACTGAACATGTCAGTGAACCAGATCCGGGCGCTGCTCAAGTCTGGTGATCTGCGGGATATCCAGATCGATGGCCGGAACGTCTGGCGCATCGCTGCAACCGACGTCGAGAGCTACATCGCTGAGGCGTACAGGGTCACTGCAGAGCGGATCGCCGCCGGCGGACTGCCTGAGTGATGGCACGGCGAACAGACTTGAAGCGATGCTGCGCCTAGCGGCGGCTTCCTCGCGTCTTGTGCCAGTACTCGGCGCTCTGGCTCTCGGTGCCCACGATGTCGTCGGATTTCGGCGTAGCTGGCCACATCTCCAGTATGTAATGATCGATGACTTCTTCGGAGAATTCTCCATCATGGCCTTCGTCGCGTCCCTTCGCGCTGACCGGCAGCCGGTAGCTGCCGGACGGCACGTGGCCTAGCTCGCCGGTGGTCTCGTCCGCCCACGAGGAATCACTGTCCAGCTCTGCAGGCTCATCCAGGAGCATGATGCGCACGTCAGAGCCGCCCGATCGCCGGCCGAAGCGGACGTAGATGGCATCCGGATTGGACGCCGGGCCCAGGCCGTTGACCTGGCCATCGAAGAAGCGTTCAAAGATTCCGTCAAAGCCATAGCCGGACCACAGAAGGTTGAACTGGCCGTACTCGGTCATGATGACTTGATCGAGCAGTACTCTTTCCACGGACTCAGCATACGAGGGAGCGGCCGGGTTATTCAGCTGCACCGGTGAAGTACTGCGCGACGTCGTAACTGCCGATCAGCCGCGCCAGCCCCACGGGATTCTGTCCACTTCCGTTGACGCTGTGTGGATCAGCGCCGTGCGATCGGAGGAGCTTCCATATCTGAGCCGCAAGACAGCGCACGCCGGCAGGATTGCCTAGGGTCTTCTCAGGACTTGTTCCTGGTTCCGGGGATGTGAGTTGCTGAGGGCTCAGTTGCAGCAAGTTCACGCAGCTGGCGGGGGCGGAATGGTTTGATCAAGTATGCGGTGGCTCCGGCTGCGATGCCATGAAGTTCATCATCACGCTCAGCGAAAGCTGTGATTCTGTCATTGTAGAGGTTGCTTAAGTCGAAACTCATGTCGAGGTTTCCAGATAAAGTAAGGATCGCCAATCAACCGCAGAAATTCCACCCATTCCTGTTGCGACATTTCGCAGGAGCCAAAGCTGTGAAAGGGGTCGTGATGGACAGTCCGGTGCTTGACCTACGGCAGCTCCATGACCCCCGCATTCCTGACACCAGACTTGAGGTACTCGGGAAACCTGCCGAACGACGCGCCCTACGCTACGCCAACCCTGCACATCGAAACGAGTTCGTGGCCGGCCGGTTGGCCGTACTGCACTTTGCGGCGACGCTTGTGGGAGTGGAGTCCCGCCGCCTCGTTCCTGACTTTCACTGTCCGCGGTGCGGCCCCGGCCAGGACCATGGTCGCCCAGGGTTCATGCTCGACGGCGGCGCCGCGCCTCTGGCGCTCAGTGCATCCCGGGCGTCGGGCTGGGTACTACTGGCCGGCGTCGTGCATGCTCCCGAAGGACTACGGCTGGGAGTGGATCTTGAATCGACCGGCAAAGCAACCTTCGAAGGCTTTGACGACATCGCGCTGACCGCAACCGAGAAACGCTTCCTGTCCACCATCTCGGATCAGGAGCGAGATAGTCAGCGCGCGCGCCTGTGGGCACGCAAAGAGGCATGGCTGAAGATGACGGGGGAGGGCCTGAGGCGCAACCCCGCAGAGCTGGATGTGCTGGACCTGCCCGGCCTGAGGGATATCACGGAAAGGGCACTGCCTGACGGTTTGGTAGCCGCCTTGGCACTGGGTTAGCGCGCCGAAGGCAGGGCCGGCAGCGAAGCTTCGTACAGCCACGGGCGGATAATCGAGGCGCAATCAAAGCCCGGAAGGAACGCGTCCGCAGCTGCGACGAACGATTCCGTGGAGACTGAGCCGTGCCGGTTCGTGGCCGTCCAGTGCTGCAGGAATCCGAAGAACGCTTCGTCCCCGGCCGCCATCCGCACAGCGTGAACGGCAAGTGCGCCGCGCTTGTAGACGCGGTCATCGAACATCAGCTCAGGGCCCGGGTCACCTACCAGCAGGTCCTGCGGCCCGGCGTCGAGCCTTTTCCATGCGGCTGTTGCCCGCGAGGCAACAGTCATGGTCCTGGATTCCTCGGACCACAACCATTCGGCGTAGCAGGCGAAGCCTTCGTGCAGCCAGATGTCTTTCCAGCTGGTGACCGTCAGGGAATTACCAAACCACTGGTGGGATAGTTCGTGCGCGATCAAGCGCTGTGAATCCCAGGTATCGCGCATATGGTTCCGGCCAAAGATGGAAACAGTCTGGGCTTCCAGCGGAATTTCGAGTTCATCCTCAGTAACCACGGAGGTGTAATCGGCGAAGGGGTAGGGGCCGAAGCAGTCCTCGAAAGTACGCATCATGTCCGGCTGACGTCGCAGGCCTTGAAGGGCGTCAACGGCCGTTTCGGGGGTGACGGCTACGAATTGAGGGACACGGTGGTGGGTGTCGTCCACGTGCAGCGGAACCTTGGCGTACCGCCCGATCTGAACAGTGGCCAAATAGGTTGCCATGGGCTCGCTGTTTTCGTAAACCCACGTTTCCCGGCTTGATTTTCGCGAGTGGGATACCAGCCTGCCGTTGCACACCGGGCGGTAGTTATCGTCCGTGGTTACCGAGATGAGGAAACTCGACTTGTACCGGGGATGGTCGTTGCAGGGGAACCAGGACGCCGCGCCGTTTGGCTGGCCGGCCACCAGGACGCCGTCGTTCAGTTCTTCCCACCCCACTTCGCCCCACAGGCCGCGGCGCGGCTGCGGGTTGCCGTCGTAGCGGATCTCCAAGGAGAACTGCTGGCCGGCCTTGAGCGGGGACACAGGTGTCAGCACGAGGTGTTCTGCCCGGTGACTGAACTTCTGCACCTTCTTGCCGTCCAGCTGAACCTTGCTCGCCCGCAGTCCTACCAGGTCAAGGACGATCTGGGCCATGGGCTCCAGGACCGTGCATCGCAGGACTGCCTTGCCGATCAGCTTGTTGCTGCCCAGCCTGACATCGAGGTCCAACTCGTACCTGTCCACGCGGTAGGCGCTGCTGCCGTGGTTCAAGGCGTAGGGGTCGGCTTCGGTGAGGTGAGTATTGATTGGAGCGGCCATATCCGTCCAATCTACTTCAGGCGCGGCGCTTGTGCTGACGGACCCACCCAAGGGCTCACGGGGTTGCCCATCCAGTACGTCCCGGCCGGGACGGTTTCGCCGCGCATGACCAACGACGCCGGCCCCACAGTTCCGCCGTCGCCGATGCTTGCCGCGGGGAGGATGACCCCGTGCGGGCCCATGGTGGCGCCGTTGCCGAGCGTCACGGTGTCAAGGCTCATGACACGGTCGTGGAAGAGGTGTGTCTGGACTACGCAGCCACGGTTGACGGTGGAGTTTTCGCCCAGGGTGACGAGGTCGGCTTCGGGGAGCCAGTAGCTCTCGCACCACGTTCCACTGCCGATCTTCGCGCCAAGCCCACGCAGCCACCACACCAGGGCAGGGGTACCAGCGGCGGATCGGGCGAACCACGGGGCACTGACCATCTCAATGAAGGTATCCACCACTTCGTTGCGCCAAATGAACGAGCTCCACAGCGGATGTTCTCCCGAGCGGATGGTCCCCACCAGAACCCACTTGGCCACAATGGAACTCAGCGCGGCCACGGCTCCTGCTGACAACATCACCACGCCGCCAAGGACCGCTGCTGCCCAGTAACCCCAGCTGCGCGCGATTCCATCCAGGACCAGCATCACGCTGACGGCTATGGCCACGGTGAGGATGACCGGAATCAGGCGGCACAGTTCCCACAGTGCCCTGGCGATCTTCAGCTTGAGGGCCGGGCGGAAGGTACGGGTCTGATCAGCATCGACGGCGGTGCGGCGCAACCTGACGGGCGGACTGCCAAGCCAGGACGTGCCCGACTTCGCTTTGGCCGGGGTGGCCGAGAGGACAGCCACCAGAGAGTTCTTGGGTACGTTCCGCCCGGCGGCCGTCATGCCGGAGTTGCCCAGGAAGGAACGCTTCCCGATTTTGGCCGGTGCAATTTTCATCCAGCCGCCACCAAGTTCATACGATGCCACCATGGTGTCGTCCGCAAGGAAGGCGCCGTCGCCGATGGTGGTCATTTTGGGAACGAGGAGCACGGTTGAGGCTTCCACGTTCTTGCCAACCTTGGCCCCGAGGAGACGCAACCAGACGGGGGTAAAGAGGCTCGCGTAGACCGGAAACAGGAGATCCCGGGCCATGTCCAGGAGGCGTTCGGTAGCCCAGACCTGCCACCCGATGCGGCTGCGCACCCGGTAATAGCCCTCTTTCAGACCCAGGCCGAGGAGCCTGGCAAAAATCAGGATCAGTACCAGGTTGCCGAAGAACCACACCAAAGCAGCGAGCGGAACGGCCAAGGCAATCTGTGGAAGGGCCGTTCCCAGGGACTTGTGGCCCTGGATGAAAGCCAAAACCACCAGTGCGCCTGCAAAGGCAGAGATGTAGGGGATGAGGGCCAGCAAAGCTGACGCGCCAGCGAAAGCGGAGAACCAAAGCCGGTCCATGCCCGCGCGGCGGCTGCTTGGTTCAGGCCATTCGTGTTTGGCTTTTCCGCGGCGTTCTGCCGGTGAGCCGGCCACCAGGTGTCCGGCTTTGACTTTGCCCAGCACAGCGGATCCGGCATCAACGTGGGCCCCCGCACCTATGGTGGCTCCGGGCATCAGGGTGCTCCGGGCACCCACCACTGCACCGGCTCCCACATGGATCTGGCCAATGTGCACCGAGTCACCGTCCACCCACCAGCCGGAAAGGTCCACTTCAGGCTCGATGTTCGCTCCGCTGCCCAAGGACAGCAGGCCCGTCACCGGGGGTAAGGAGTGAAGGTGGACGTCCCTGCCGATTTTCGCACCGAGGGCGCGCGCGTAGTAGGGGACAAACGGGGCGCTGGCCAGGCCTATGGCACCCGAAAGGTCTTGAATCTGTTCTGCGAGCCACAGCCGCAAGTGCGTCTTGCCGGACCTGGGGTAGGTTCCTGGTTCAACCCTGCCGAGCAGGATGCGGGCCGCCAGCACCGAGATCGTCATGCGACCCAGAGGGCTGACAAAGACCAGCCATGACGCAGCGATCCACCACCAGGAGAGAACGGGAGCGGCAGCGAACCCGGCGAAGTCGGCCAGTAGTTTGTTGGCAGCCATAAGGTAGGTCAGCCAACGCATCCCTACGAGGATGTGGAGCGGCACGCCCATGAGGACCTGGAAGACTTGTGACTTCAAGGCGGTGGGGCGGACGCTGCGCTCTGCAGCGGGGCCTGGCGCGCCGCCGTCGGGCAGTGATTGCCGGGCGGCGTCAATCAGGGCGCCGATGCGCGGAGTGGCATAGATGTCAGCCACGGTGATGGTGGGGTAGCGGACCCGGAGTGCCGACACGAGCTGGGCCGCAGCCAGGGATCCGCCACCATAAGCGAAGAAGTCGGCATCGAGTGAACTGACGGGGCTGCCCAGTACCGATTCCCACTGCTCCACCACCCACCGGGCGTCATCGGGCAGGTTCAGTGGAGCGTTGCCTGCCTCGGTGGCGCCCGCTCCTGCCAGCGGCCAGGGCAGCGCATGGCGGTCCACTTTGCCGCTGGTCTTGGTAGGAAGCGAATCCACCACTGTCAGCAGGGGGATCAGAGCAGCCGGCAGGCTCTCGCCCAGAAGTTGGCGGGAATCGTCCATGGACAGTTCATAACCGTCAACGGGAGCCAGGTAACCCACCAGGATCTGGTTGCCGGCCGCCGTCGTCTGCACTGCGGCAGCCGCACCTGCGACGCCGGGCAAGGACTGCAGCGCTGCATCAACTTCGCCCAGTTCAATCCGACGTCCGCCGAGTTTGACCTGTTCATCGGCCCTGCCCATGAAGATCAGGCCCTCGGTTTCGAAGCGCACCAGGTCACCCGAGCGGTACGCACGTTCCCATCCGAGCGTTGGCATTGGGGCGTACTTCTCGGCATCCTTGGCGGGATCCAGGTACCGGGCCAACCCGACTCCGCCGATGATCAGTTCCCCGATCCCGCCTTCGGGAACGGGAACGCCATGTGAATCGACGACGGCGAGGTCCCACCCGTCCAGCGGCAAGCCGATCCGTACGGGGCCGGGTCCGCCAAGGGGTGCGGCGCAGGCGACGACGGTCGCCTCGGTGGGTCCATAGGTGTTCCACACTTCACGGCCATCCACGGCCAGGCGTTCGGCCAGCTCCGGCGGGCAGGCCTCTCCGCCGAAGATCAGGAGGCGGACGTTTTCCAGTGCTTCCGCGGGCCACAATGCGGCGAGGGTAGGCACGGTGGAAACCACTGTGATCCCGTGGTTGATGAGCCAGGGCCCCAGGTCCATCCCGGTCCGGACAAGGGCTCGTGGCGCAGGCACCAGGCAGGCTCCGTGACGCCAGGCCAGCCACATCTCCTCGCAGGAAGCGTCAAAGGCCACCGATAGGCCGGCCAGCACACGGTCCTGGGGACCGATCGGCTCGGGCTGGAGGAAGATGCGGGCTTCTGCATCAACGAACGCCGCTGAGGAACGGTGCTTGACCGCAACTCCTTTGGGGGTACCGGTGGATCCGGAGGTGAAGATGATCCAGGAGTCATCATCCAGCGCGGGGCCTGCCGGTGAGGAAACAGCATCTCTGGCGGGACCGGAAAGCTGGATGTCCAGGCCTGCGGCAATGACGGCAGCCACCTTGGCTTCACCGAACACCAGACGGGCCCGCTCCTCGGGATCGTCCGCATCCACGGGAACGTAAGCGGAACCGGCCATGAGGATTCCCAGGATGGCGATGTAGAGCTCGTTGGTGCCCGACGGAATCCGGACACCGATTTTGTCTCCTCGCCCAAGCCCTGATGCGTTCAACTTTGCGGCAAAAGATCGAACCGCCTTCAGCAGCTCGGTATAGCTCAGTGACTTGTGCCCGTCATCCAAGGCCGAAGCCTCTGGAAAGGAGGCTGCCGTCGCCTCCAGAATGTCCACGAGAGTGCGTTCGGCAGGGGCCAAAGGGCCACCGGGCAGCTGGGGACGGTACGTCATCAGGGCAGGCGTCGTACCGGCCCCAGCGGAATGTTCTGTGCTCACGTTGGTCAGCTTTCCGCAGAAAGATGAACAAAAGGTGTCCGGCGTTTCCTGAAGGTCACGCCGTGTTGACCTGCAGTTCGCTTTTTGCACATGTGGGGTTCACAAGGCTGATCAGGGAACCAGGAGTACTTTGCCGGTGGTCCGCCGTCCTTCCAGGTCCCGGTGCGCCTGGGCTGCCTCCGCGAGCGGGTAGGTTGCGCCCACCCTGACAGCCAAAGTGCCGTTGGCGGCGGCATCGAAAATCTCTGCTGAACGCCACCGGCGCTCCTGGGCGTTCTGGACGAAGTGCGCCATGGTGGGCCTGGTCAGCGTCAGTGAACCGGCGGCGTTCAGACGCTGGGGATCAAATGGCGGTACGGGGCCGGAGGCGGCGCCGAAGAGCACCATGGCGCCTCGGATGCGAAGGCTTCTAAGGGAATCGTCGAACGTGTCTTTACCCACGCCGTCGTACACCACGTTGACGCCTTCGCCGTCGGTCAGTTCGCGGACCCTGTCAGCGAATCCGTCATAGCGGAGAACCTCATCGGCGCCGGCCAAGGTAGAGAGATCGGCCTTCTCATCCGAGGAGACCGTGGTGATGACGCGGGCGCCGCGTGCCTTCAGGAGCTGAGTCAGCAGGAGGCCAACACCACCGGCTCCTGCATGCAGGAGGACGGTGTGGCCCGGCTCTACCCGGAACGATGAGTTCATCAGGTAATGCGCGGTGATGCCCTGCAGCGGCAGGGCCGCAGCGGTGTGGTCGTCGACGCCGTCAGGAACCGGAAGTGCCTTGCCCGCCTCCACGAGGGCGTACTCCGCGTAGGTTCGGCTTCCCTCGGCCGTGGCGACCCGGTCACCCACGGAAAATTCTTCGACACCTTCGCCTACGGCCTCCACCGTGCCAGCGGCCTCAGCGCCCGGGGTGAAGGGGTATTCCACCTTGTAGGTGCCGCTGCGTTGGTAGGTCTCAATGAAGTTGACCCCGGCAGCTGCGACCTTGATCAACAGCTGGCCGGGGCCAGGCTTCGGTATTTCCACAGTGGCGTACTCGAGGACCTCAGGTCCTCCGGGCTGCTGTGCAACGATGGCGTGCGTCATGGTGGCTCCTCACTCCGGGGCGGTCCTTCCGGTGCCCGGTTTCAGAATCCATCCTAGGGAGGTTGGGGCCTCCGGTGTGGAACGCCTAACGGCGTCCGTGCGTCGAAGCCACCGGGCAGTCGAAGCCGCGGCCTGCTGCCAGGCCCACGTCATTGAGGTATCTGACAACGATCCCGTAGGACTGTATCAGCGTGGTTTCCGTGTAGTTAATGGAGTGCTTGGCGCAGAACTCGCGCACGATTTTTGTGGCCTTGTACAAGTGGGGGCGGGCCATGTCCGGGAACAGGTGATGCTCCACCTGCCGGTTGAGTCCGCCAAGGAGGAAGTCCATGAAAATGCCACCGGAGATGTTCCGCGACGTCAGAATCTGGCGGTTGAGGAAGTCCACGCGGCTGTCCTTGGGGAGGACCGGCATGCCCTTGTGGTTGGGTGCGAACGAGGCACCCATGTAGAAGCCGTAAACCATGATCTGTACGCCCAGGAAGGCGAACGCCATGCCGATGGGCAGGAACGTGAAAGCCAGGATTGGGAGGGCGGCAAGCCTGGTGACCAGGATGGGTGTCTCCACCCAGCGGTGACGTACTTTCTGCTTGCCGAAAACAAAGCGAAGGGAGTCAAACTGCAGGCTCAGGCCCAGGAGCGTCAGGAGCGGGAAGAAGAACCAGCCCTGCTTCTTGGTCAGGAAAGCCAGGCGGCCTTTACGTTCGGCCGCGGCGTCTTCGTAGAACACCAAGGCGTTGTTCCTGATGTCCGGGTCCTTGGAGATGACGTTGGGGTGGTTGTGGTGGGCTCCGTGCTTCTGTTCCCACCAGGAGTAACTGATGCCTGCTACGCCGGTGGCAAGGAGGCGGGCGGACCAGTCATTGGCCCTGCGCGAGGCGAAAATCTGCTTGTGGCCTGCCTCGTGGGCAAGGAAGCTCAGCTGCGTGCACAGGATGCCTACGGCAGCGGCAATCAGGAGCTGATACCAGGAATCGCCAATGAGGGCGAAGCCCAGCCAAGTGCCCGCCATGAGCAATACCAGGGCCACGAAGACCCAGATGTAGAAGCCACTGCGGCGTTCGAGGAGTCCGGCGGATTTCACGCTCTTGAGGAGCTCTGAGTAGCTCTGGACGACGGGGTTGGGTTGAATTGCGCGAGCTTTGGGGCGCTCAGCGGTGGACGTGGGTGACATAAATGGCCCCGTATCGCTAACGGGCAACGCTGCAGCCGACGTTCGGACTGCACGGTCTGGATCACCCTTCACTAAGCATACTCGCAATGCACTAAAAAATGAGACACATCACAAAGTCATGCATAAATATCGGACAGCATGAATATTCTTGCTGTACAGTGGACTCATGACTATTTCTGTTGCGGTCTCCGGTGCCAGCGGCTACGCCGGGGGAGAAGTGCTGCGTCTGCTGGCAGGCCATCCGAACGTCACCATTGGTGCCATCACCGCTCACAGCAACGCCGGTTCTAGACTAGGGGAGTTGCAGCCGCATCTCCATGGCCTGGCCAG contains the following coding sequences:
- a CDS encoding alpha/beta hydrolase, giving the protein MHDHWKKYRQEHGGEVDEGSQEGMVNKVWESLYDTNGDPKVADADDESSAFQLVSFVPFGLRQGSETGYGASISVGDLDAAKHVTYQVPGLNTTVGHDMSSKTKQAKDQRADQREHAVPHGIDPDRLAVVAWIGAEPAKDLGVFSNDQAKVVGAALRNDVTGFNAVHESLDNTAMTTAIGHSMGSLGVMEAAKKELPVDNVVLVGDVGAPDNVTSVKDLHLNPGGTVYRGTYTVDYTAVIGHGAGSYRKYTTDPGFGAVTFGTDGATAPDGTIEHPTKTHDGQTGGENGIYGYFDRRTESSINQAKISLGLHDQLTNAKR
- a CDS encoding helix-turn-helix domain-containing protein, which codes for MATEQAAEKLNMSVNQIRALLKSGDLRDIQIDGRNVWRIAATDVESYIAEAYRVTAERIAAGGLPE
- a CDS encoding 4'-phosphopantetheinyl transferase superfamily protein — encoded protein: MDSPVLDLRQLHDPRIPDTRLEVLGKPAERRALRYANPAHRNEFVAGRLAVLHFAATLVGVESRRLVPDFHCPRCGPGQDHGRPGFMLDGGAAPLALSASRASGWVLLAGVVHAPEGLRLGVDLESTGKATFEGFDDIALTATEKRFLSTISDQERDSQRARLWARKEAWLKMTGEGLRRNPAELDVLDLPGLRDITERALPDGLVAALALG
- a CDS encoding M1 family metallopeptidase; this encodes MAAPINTHLTEADPYALNHGSSAYRVDRYELDLDVRLGSNKLIGKAVLRCTVLEPMAQIVLDLVGLRASKVQLDGKKVQKFSHRAEHLVLTPVSPLKAGQQFSLEIRYDGNPQPRRGLWGEVGWEELNDGVLVAGQPNGAASWFPCNDHPRYKSSFLISVTTDDNYRPVCNGRLVSHSRKSSRETWVYENSEPMATYLATVQIGRYAKVPLHVDDTHHRVPQFVAVTPETAVDALQGLRRQPDMMRTFEDCFGPYPFADYTSVVTEDELEIPLEAQTVSIFGRNHMRDTWDSQRLIAHELSHQWFGNSLTVTSWKDIWLHEGFACYAEWLWSEESRTMTVASRATAAWKRLDAGPQDLLVGDPGPELMFDDRVYKRGALAVHAVRMAAGDEAFFGFLQHWTATNRHGSVSTESFVAAADAFLPGFDCASIIRPWLYEASLPALPSAR
- a CDS encoding Pls/PosA family non-ribosomal peptide synthetase, encoding MTYRPQLPGGPLAPAERTLVDILEATAASFPEASALDDGHKSLSYTELLKAVRSFAAKLNASGLGRGDKIGVRIPSGTNELYIAILGILMAGSAYVPVDADDPEERARLVFGEAKVAAVIAAGLDIQLSGPARDAVSSPAGPALDDDSWIIFTSGSTGTPKGVAVKHRSSAAFVDAEARIFLQPEPIGPQDRVLAGLSVAFDASCEEMWLAWRHGACLVPAPRALVRTGMDLGPWLINHGITVVSTVPTLAALWPAEALENVRLLIFGGEACPPELAERLAVDGREVWNTYGPTEATVVACAAPLGGPGPVRIGLPLDGWDLAVVDSHGVPVPEGGIGELIIGGVGLARYLDPAKDAEKYAPMPTLGWERAYRSGDLVRFETEGLIFMGRADEQVKLGGRRIELGEVDAALQSLPGVAGAAAAVQTTAAGNQILVGYLAPVDGYELSMDDSRQLLGESLPAALIPLLTVVDSLPTKTSGKVDRHALPWPLAGAGATEAGNAPLNLPDDARWVVEQWESVLGSPVSSLDADFFAYGGGSLAAAQLVSALRVRYPTITVADIYATPRIGALIDAARQSLPDGGAPGPAAERSVRPTALKSQVFQVLMGVPLHILVGMRWLTYLMAANKLLADFAGFAAAPVLSWWWIAASWLVFVSPLGRMTISVLAARILLGRVEPGTYPRSGKTHLRLWLAEQIQDLSGAIGLASAPFVPYYARALGAKIGRDVHLHSLPPVTGLLSLGSGANIEPEVDLSGWWVDGDSVHIGQIHVGAGAVVGARSTLMPGATIGAGAHVDAGSAVLGKVKAGHLVAGSPAERRGKAKHEWPEPSSRRAGMDRLWFSAFAGASALLALIPYISAFAGALVVLAFIQGHKSLGTALPQIALAVPLAALVWFFGNLVLILIFARLLGLGLKEGYYRVRSRIGWQVWATERLLDMARDLLFPVYASLFTPVWLRLLGAKVGKNVEASTVLLVPKMTTIGDGAFLADDTMVASYELGGGWMKIAPAKIGKRSFLGNSGMTAAGRNVPKNSLVAVLSATPAKAKSGTSWLGSPPVRLRRTAVDADQTRTFRPALKLKIARALWELCRLIPVILTVAIAVSVMLVLDGIARSWGYWAAAVLGGVVMLSAGAVAALSSIVAKWVLVGTIRSGEHPLWSSFIWRNEVVDTFIEMVSAPWFARSAAGTPALVWWLRGLGAKIGSGTWCESYWLPEADLVTLGENSTVNRGCVVQTHLFHDRVMSLDTVTLGNGATMGPHGVILPAASIGDGGTVGPASLVMRGETVPAGTYWMGNPVSPWVGPSAQAPRLK
- a CDS encoding quinone oxidoreductase, whose protein sequence is MTHAIVAQQPGGPEVLEYATVEIPKPGPGQLLIKVAAAGVNFIETYQRSGTYKVEYPFTPGAEAAGTVEAVGEGVEEFSVGDRVATAEGSRTYAEYALVEAGKALPVPDGVDDHTAAALPLQGITAHYLMNSSFRVEPGHTVLLHAGAGGVGLLLTQLLKARGARVITTVSSDEKADLSTLAGADEVLRYDGFADRVRELTDGEGVNVVYDGVGKDTFDDSLRSLRIRGAMVLFGAASGPVPPFDPQRLNAAGSLTLTRPTMAHFVQNAQERRWRSAEIFDAAANGTLAVRVGATYPLAEAAQAHRDLEGRRTTGKVLLVP